A portion of the Lysinibacillus timonensis genome contains these proteins:
- a CDS encoding LysR family transcriptional regulator encodes MDHKLETFVTIAEQKSFTRAAELLHITPSAVSLSIKALEKKYDTKLFDRTNKYVQLTNAGQLFYTQAKEILLRYDELKNSLAELEPSKNTTLSIGAAYTFGEYFLPSIIYAFNKSHSTIIPNITIQNSESIAEKVYKQELDIGFIVKSEVGNMDLETFPFYEEDLVVIARPDHPIIKNSKVDQNILEAETWIIRELGSGTREMTDQLFTQINITPKRIMSFGSSQTIKESVSLGLGISYLSESTVKNEVMAGTLGAISFIEFQNKSSFHYIIHPNQMHSKPIEKFRDFLDSYTIFERTSSAMKKRLKV; translated from the coding sequence ATGGATCATAAGTTAGAAACCTTCGTTACCATTGCAGAACAGAAAAGCTTTACTCGCGCTGCAGAATTACTCCATATCACACCTTCTGCTGTAAGTCTAAGTATTAAAGCTTTAGAGAAAAAGTACGATACGAAACTTTTCGACCGAACTAATAAATACGTCCAATTAACAAATGCCGGACAGCTTTTCTACACGCAGGCAAAGGAAATACTGCTAAGATACGATGAACTCAAGAACTCTCTCGCTGAGCTGGAGCCTTCAAAAAATACAACTCTTTCCATAGGTGCCGCTTATACATTTGGAGAATATTTCCTACCGAGCATCATCTATGCTTTTAATAAAAGTCATTCAACAATCATTCCAAATATAACGATACAAAATTCTGAAAGCATTGCGGAGAAAGTGTATAAGCAAGAGCTGGATATTGGATTTATTGTTAAGTCTGAGGTTGGAAACATGGACTTAGAGACTTTCCCTTTTTACGAAGAAGATTTAGTCGTTATCGCTAGACCAGATCATCCAATTATAAAAAATAGTAAAGTAGATCAAAATATTTTAGAGGCTGAAACGTGGATTATACGAGAATTAGGTTCAGGGACACGAGAAATGACCGACCAACTCTTTACACAAATTAATATTACTCCGAAACGTATTATGAGTTTCGGTAGCTCCCAAACGATTAAGGAATCCGTATCGCTCGGATTAGGTATTTCTTACCTGTCCGAATCTACTGTAAAGAATGAGGTGATGGCAGGAACTCTCGGTGCCATTAGTTTTATAGAGTTCCAAAATAAAAGTAGCTTCCATTACATCATTCACCCAAATCAAATGCACTCAAAACCAATAGAAAAATTTAGAGACTTTTTAGATTCATATACGATTTTCGAAAGAACATCAAGTGCAATGAAAAAGAGATTGAAAGTTTAA
- a CDS encoding malate:quinone oxidoreductase — MSNRIEKTDVILIGAGIMSATLGTLLKELAPDWDIKVFEKLDKAGEESSNEWNNAGTGHSALCELNYTPEKPDGTVDIKKAINVNEQFQVSRQFWSYLVKNNLITNPEEFIMPLPHMSYVAGEKDVEFLRKRFEALSKNPLFEGMEYSEDPEKLKEWVPVMMQDRVFNEPIAATKIDSGTDVNFGALTRMLIGHLQNQGVEVNYKHSVEGIKRTKDGRWEVKVNDIDGCKMHYIHAKFVFIGAGGASLHLLQDTGIPESKHIGGFPVSGLFMVCNNPEVVEQHNAKVYGKAKVGAPPMSVPHLDTRYIDNKRSLLFGPFAGFSPKFLKTGSYMDLFASIRPDNIFTLLAAGAKEMPLTKYLIQQLMLSKEQRMEELREFIPNAKSEDWDIIIAGQRVQVIKDTDAGKGTLQFGTEVITAEDGSVAALLGASPGASTAVQVMLEVIKKCFPQEHKSWESKIKEMIPSYGISLANNPELFRKLHAETAEVLGLSEGEKKIPQEA, encoded by the coding sequence ATGAGTAACAGAATTGAAAAAACAGATGTTATCTTAATCGGTGCTGGGATCATGAGTGCAACTTTAGGAACACTGCTAAAAGAATTAGCGCCCGATTGGGATATAAAAGTATTTGAAAAGCTTGACAAAGCAGGGGAAGAAAGCTCTAACGAATGGAACAACGCAGGAACAGGGCACTCTGCATTATGTGAGCTCAACTACACACCTGAAAAACCAGATGGAACTGTGGACATCAAGAAAGCAATAAATGTAAACGAACAATTCCAAGTTTCAAGACAGTTTTGGTCATATCTTGTAAAAAACAACTTAATTACAAATCCAGAAGAATTTATTATGCCTCTTCCTCATATGAGTTATGTTGCTGGTGAAAAGGATGTTGAATTTTTAAGAAAACGTTTTGAAGCATTATCAAAAAATCCACTGTTTGAAGGAATGGAATATTCAGAGGACCCAGAAAAGCTTAAAGAATGGGTTCCAGTAATGATGCAAGATCGCGTGTTCAATGAACCAATTGCTGCAACAAAAATCGATTCTGGTACGGATGTAAACTTCGGTGCGTTAACTCGTATGTTAATAGGGCATCTTCAAAACCAAGGTGTAGAAGTAAACTATAAACATAGTGTTGAAGGCATTAAACGTACAAAAGATGGCCGTTGGGAAGTGAAAGTGAACGATATTGATGGCTGCAAAATGCATTACATCCATGCTAAATTCGTCTTTATCGGTGCAGGCGGTGCGAGCTTACATTTATTACAAGATACAGGTATTCCTGAATCAAAACATATTGGTGGATTCCCAGTAAGTGGATTATTCATGGTATGTAACAATCCAGAAGTAGTGGAACAACATAATGCAAAAGTATACGGAAAAGCAAAAGTTGGTGCGCCACCAATGTCGGTTCCACACCTTGATACAAGATACATTGATAATAAAAGATCACTGTTATTCGGACCATTTGCAGGTTTCTCACCTAAGTTCTTAAAAACAGGATCATATATGGATTTATTTGCTTCTATTCGTCCTGATAATATCTTTACATTATTGGCTGCTGGAGCAAAAGAAATGCCATTAACGAAGTACTTGATCCAACAACTAATGTTATCTAAGGAACAACGCATGGAAGAACTACGCGAATTCATTCCAAATGCGAAGAGCGAAGATTGGGATATCATCATTGCTGGTCAACGTGTACAAGTAATTAAAGATACAGATGCAGGTAAAGGAACACTTCAATTTGGTACAGAAGTAATTACTGCTGAAGATGGTTCAGTAGCAGCTTTATTAGGGGCTTCTCCTGGTGCTTCAACAGCTGTACAAGTAATGCTAGAAGTGATTAAAAAATGTTTCCCACAAGAACATAAATCTTGGGAGTCAAAAATTAAAGAAATGATTCCTTCTTATGGTATCTCTTTAGCTAATAACCCTGAATTATTCAGAAAGCTACATGCTGAAACTGCTGAAGTGCTAGGTTTAAGCGAAGGTGAAAAAAAGATACCTCAAGAAGCTTAA
- a CDS encoding ABC transporter substrate-binding protein, with protein MEFKKLWKYPVALTIALSLAACGSTQTATDTNSSSNSSESPNQATQTEETTSIKGTIDFYTSQPETDATALISEFNKLYPDVQVNLFRSGTEEVIGKIQAENEAGDVQADVLLVADEVTFENLKSQDMLEPYESPEFANIPEQYIDDENMFAGTKIMATVLAYNTDLVSEAPTSWTNLTDASTKGKTIMPSPLYSGAAAYNLGVFTRTNGIGWEFYENLKTNEVTVGQGNGTALKGIQAGDQSYAIIVDYLVTNAINEGSPLALVYPEEGVPVITEPIALMSGADDKEASKAFIDFVLSKEGQELAASQGYAPIRTDVAAPNGLKGADELNVLSVDVSELYTNRETDKDQFKTMFGE; from the coding sequence ATGGAATTTAAAAAATTATGGAAATATCCAGTTGCACTCACAATTGCACTTAGCCTAGCAGCTTGTGGTTCTACTCAAACAGCTACAGACACAAATTCAAGTTCTAACTCTTCCGAAAGTCCTAATCAAGCGACTCAAACTGAAGAAACAACTAGCATCAAAGGAACAATCGACTTCTATACATCACAACCAGAAACAGATGCTACTGCTTTAATTTCCGAATTCAATAAATTATATCCAGATGTCCAAGTAAACCTATTCCGTTCAGGTACAGAAGAAGTAATTGGTAAGATCCAAGCAGAAAATGAAGCTGGTGATGTACAAGCAGATGTTTTACTTGTAGCTGATGAAGTAACATTTGAAAACCTGAAAAGTCAAGACATGCTAGAACCATACGAGTCACCTGAATTCGCGAATATTCCTGAACAATATATCGATGATGAGAATATGTTTGCAGGAACAAAAATTATGGCTACTGTTTTAGCTTATAATACAGACCTAGTATCTGAAGCTCCAACTTCATGGACTAATTTAACAGATGCTTCTACAAAAGGAAAAACGATAATGCCTAGTCCACTATACTCTGGTGCTGCAGCATATAACTTAGGTGTTTTCACACGTACTAACGGTATTGGTTGGGAATTCTACGAAAATTTAAAAACAAACGAGGTAACTGTTGGTCAAGGTAACGGTACAGCATTAAAAGGTATACAAGCAGGAGACCAATCGTACGCCATTATCGTTGACTACCTAGTTACAAATGCTATTAATGAAGGTTCTCCACTTGCACTTGTTTACCCTGAAGAAGGAGTACCAGTTATAACAGAACCAATTGCGCTTATGTCAGGTGCTGATGACAAAGAAGCTTCAAAAGCATTTATCGACTTTGTACTTTCTAAAGAAGGCCAAGAGTTAGCTGCAAGCCAAGGTTATGCTCCAATTCGTACAGATGTTGCAGCCCCTAACGGTTTAAAAGGTGCTGACGAATTAAACGTTTTAAGTGTAGATGTTTCTGAACTATATACAAACCGCGAAACAGATAAAGATCAATTTAAAACCATGTTTGGAGAATAA
- a CDS encoding sensor domain-containing diguanylate cyclase has translation MLNTIANKLAHGLYMVQDSRFLWVNHSFVEIFGYVEEEVLVMDYYHLVYPDDRKKLKTSLSPLTTGEIEHFDIEIRGVKKDKGIINISLSIKRVTFNDKISYIGSVIDITSRKKLETELLASQNRYKILVENSQVGMMVHQMGIIEYANPMAMQIFGAKEKKEIIGQSIYDFIHPKFKDKVSERINSIINFGKNVPPMVQKICRLDGNEIDVEISAVPIMLNDAPAVELMIWDVTEKKKEEEIILYRAYYDTLLDLPNRNKFELDLAEELSKDRTFTLLYLNLEGLKDVSEQYGQRSGEIVLIKISSRLSGLLDQEGLIYRMGEYEFTVVMPGQTDDVKLKTLAEKINKIVQQPVYIHSTTVQVCVNIGVVTYPSDGVDMNMLLQHARLAVNHAKYTQSVYERYDG, from the coding sequence ATGCTAAACACAATTGCAAATAAACTAGCACATGGCCTATATATGGTGCAAGATTCTCGGTTTCTGTGGGTCAATCATAGTTTTGTTGAAATATTTGGATATGTTGAGGAAGAAGTTTTAGTAATGGATTATTATCATCTAGTTTATCCAGATGATCGAAAAAAGTTAAAAACTTCCTTATCCCCATTAACTACTGGTGAAATAGAGCATTTTGATATAGAAATTAGAGGTGTGAAAAAAGATAAAGGTATCATTAACATCTCATTAAGCATAAAGCGAGTTACCTTTAATGATAAGATATCCTATATTGGTTCAGTGATTGATATAACTAGTCGGAAAAAGTTGGAAACAGAGCTGCTTGCAAGTCAAAACCGATATAAAATACTAGTAGAAAATTCCCAAGTAGGTATGATGGTTCATCAAATGGGCATCATTGAATATGCAAATCCAATGGCAATGCAAATATTTGGAGCAAAAGAAAAGAAAGAAATTATTGGACAATCTATATATGATTTTATTCACCCAAAGTTTAAAGACAAGGTCTCAGAACGAATTAATAGTATCATTAACTTTGGCAAGAATGTACCCCCAATGGTCCAAAAGATTTGTAGATTGGATGGTAATGAAATTGATGTAGAAATTAGCGCAGTACCCATTATGCTAAATGATGCTCCTGCAGTGGAATTAATGATTTGGGATGTTACGGAAAAGAAAAAGGAAGAAGAGATAATTCTGTACCGTGCGTATTATGATACGTTATTAGATTTACCAAACCGTAATAAATTTGAATTAGACCTTGCGGAAGAGCTTAGCAAAGATAGAACGTTTACTTTGCTGTATTTAAATCTAGAAGGATTAAAAGATGTGAGTGAGCAGTACGGACAGCGTTCTGGAGAAATCGTCCTTATAAAAATTAGTAGTCGATTATCTGGTTTACTAGACCAGGAGGGGTTAATATACCGAATGGGAGAATATGAATTTACAGTAGTAATGCCAGGACAAACTGATGATGTTAAATTGAAGACTTTAGCAGAAAAAATAAATAAAATCGTTCAGCAACCGGTTTATATTCATAGTACAACTGTACAAGTATGTGTAAATATTGGTGTGGTTACTTACCCAAGCGACGGAGTAGATATGAATATGTTACTTCAACATGCCCGTTTGGCTGTGAATCATGCGAAGTATACTCAATCGGTATATGAAAGATATGATGGCTAG
- a CDS encoding iron ABC transporter permease: MLGNSLKNEISNHTNLNHTPKKSSEMFSLLFRKGGIILSLLLVLVFFVIPVFRLIWMSFLVDDSFSFSNYRDILNEKYTWTVIQNTFIIVIGATVVSIVFGVTLAWFVAYSNIRFKKWMQVFIMLPFIIPSYIVTIAWTQFVGDISAFDVDLYSMGGIIFVLGISHYPLVYLFSVNMLKKIPRELEWAVRASGGGRWIALWKVTIPLALPGIVGGGMIAFLSNLDNFGIPAFLGIPANITVLSTAIYQEVISFGDNAFNRAATFSMLLAILALLSTGVQWFLLRKSKVTETASTDHSPRIELKTSRPIVEICIWGFILFVSIVPLLSMIKTSLVKTYGLPFIPENITLHNYNYLLYDYGKVMDALLNSLKLSSITMLICLIFGTIIAYIRIRKPSTLTKLLEVAISIPYTLPGMVLSLAMIFAWMQPIPGWNPGLYGSIWILLIAYVTRFMILQVRGSYAAFSLISTDLEEAAHISGASHLAKWRHILLPLILPSVLSGSMLVLLTTLTELTISSLLWSSGTETIGVLIFNFEQAGYTTYSTAFSVITLLFMGILAAIIYGFISIWKRRLSDS, from the coding sequence ATGTTAGGAAATTCGTTAAAGAATGAAATATCGAATCATACCAACTTAAATCATACTCCTAAAAAAAGCAGTGAAATGTTTTCACTGCTTTTTCGTAAGGGTGGAATTATTTTAAGCTTGCTACTTGTCCTCGTCTTTTTTGTCATTCCAGTTTTCCGACTGATCTGGATGAGTTTTCTTGTAGATGATTCATTTTCATTTAGTAACTACCGTGATATCTTAAATGAAAAATATACATGGACCGTCATTCAAAACACTTTCATTATCGTTATTGGAGCAACAGTCGTCTCAATCGTTTTTGGCGTAACTTTGGCCTGGTTTGTAGCATATTCAAATATCCGTTTTAAAAAGTGGATGCAGGTGTTTATTATGCTCCCATTTATTATCCCTTCCTATATTGTTACTATTGCTTGGACGCAATTCGTTGGGGATATTTCTGCATTCGATGTTGATCTTTATTCCATGGGTGGGATTATTTTTGTCCTCGGCATTTCCCACTACCCTCTTGTGTATTTATTCTCAGTCAACATGCTGAAGAAAATACCACGAGAATTGGAATGGGCAGTTCGTGCTTCTGGTGGAGGAAGATGGATAGCCCTTTGGAAAGTAACGATTCCATTAGCCTTACCTGGCATTGTTGGCGGAGGAATGATTGCTTTCTTATCTAACTTAGATAACTTTGGAATACCTGCTTTTTTAGGAATTCCAGCGAACATTACCGTGTTGAGTACAGCTATATACCAGGAAGTCATTAGCTTCGGGGATAATGCATTCAACCGTGCAGCCACTTTTTCGATGTTACTCGCTATTTTAGCTCTACTTTCAACAGGTGTTCAATGGTTTTTATTACGCAAGTCAAAAGTGACGGAAACGGCTTCAACCGATCATTCACCACGAATTGAACTAAAGACATCACGCCCTATTGTGGAAATTTGTATTTGGGGGTTCATTTTATTTGTAAGTATTGTACCGTTGCTATCGATGATAAAAACATCGTTAGTTAAAACGTACGGACTTCCTTTTATACCTGAAAATATAACACTACATAACTATAACTACCTTTTATACGACTATGGGAAAGTCATGGATGCGCTATTAAATAGTTTAAAACTCTCTAGCATTACTATGTTAATCTGTCTCATTTTTGGAACAATCATCGCCTATATTCGTATTCGTAAACCTTCTACGCTAACAAAATTATTAGAGGTAGCCATTAGTATTCCATATACATTACCTGGAATGGTCTTATCGTTAGCGATGATTTTTGCGTGGATGCAACCAATTCCAGGTTGGAATCCTGGTCTTTACGGTTCGATTTGGATTCTCTTAATTGCTTACGTAACAAGGTTTATGATTTTACAAGTACGTGGTAGCTACGCTGCATTTTCTCTAATCTCTACTGACTTAGAAGAAGCTGCGCATATTTCAGGTGCTAGTCACTTGGCAAAGTGGCGACATATATTATTACCACTAATTTTGCCAAGTGTATTAAGTGGTAGTATGTTGGTGCTACTAACGACTTTAACAGAACTGACGATTTCATCTCTACTATGGTCATCAGGTACAGAAACTATCGGGGTGCTTATTTTCAATTTTGAACAGGCTGGTTATACAACCTACTCAACAGCATTCTCAGTAATCACTTTACTATTTATGGGAATCTTAGCGGCCATTATTTATGGATTCATTTCTATTTGGAAAAGGAGATTAAGTGATTCATGA